One window of Dermacentor albipictus isolate Rhodes 1998 colony chromosome 9, USDA_Dalb.pri_finalv2, whole genome shotgun sequence genomic DNA carries:
- the LOC135897502 gene encoding putative nuclease HARBI1, with product MRHSQQLEKMAFAFSVMPFRVASAAAAVAQRRRLEVGDAFEELTEEEFRQYFRLSKRTVRSLCDELDPIIGCQRASGLSTERKVLCALRFFATGSFQRILGREGHISMAQSAVSNTIHEVTEAIISVSARRKLVDFPLTPAAKDEAKAAFARRGAIPGVLACVDGTLIAIMKPEGLSLADTASFMSREGYYALNVMVVCNAELRILVVDPRFPGSCHDSWVWQLNPLRARLAAQLQPGEYLLGDSGYPLEPWLLVPVPGSHAGTSSESHYNREHASMRSVVERCIGVLKSKFRCLRHFRTLLYSPDRAARIIYACVALHNIALDAGDWTLDDYGGEVPPAEEPGDSQELAPHDVFLRGRQQRSAVVNLF from the exons ATGCGGCACTCCCAACAGTTGGAGAAAATGGCGTTTGCGTTTTCTGTCATGCCTTTTCGTGTCGCCTCTGCGGCTGCTGCAGTCGCGCAGAGACGACGACTCGAGGTAGGTGATGCATTTGAAGAGTTGACGGAAGAAGAGTTCCGGCAGTATTTTCGTCTGTCCAAACGAACAGTGCGTAGCTTGTGCGACGAGCTTGACCCTATCATTGGATGCCAGCGAGCCAGTGGTCTTTCCACAGAAAGGAAGGTGTTGTGCGCGCTGCGATTCTTCGCCACGGGAAGCTTTCAAAGGATCCTTGGTCGCGAGGGGCACATATCCATGGCACAGTCAGCCGTGAGCAACACCATTCACGAGGTGACGGAGGCCATCATTTCCGTGTCTGCCCGGCGAAAGTTGGTGGACTTTCCATTGACACCGGCTGCCAAGGATGAGGCAAAGGCGGCGTTTGCGCGACGCGGCGCCATTCCAGGCGTGCTAGCGTGCGTCGACGGCACGTTGATCGCCATCATGAAGCCAGAGGGACTCAGCCTGGCCGACACGGCGAGCTTCATGTCGAGAGAGGGTTATTACGCCCTAAACGTCATGGTC GTGTGCAACGCGGAACTTCGCATTCTTGTTGTGGACCCCCGGTTCCCTGGTTCGTGCCACGACTCTTGGGTATGGCAGCTCAATCCACTGCGTGCACGCCTAGCCGCACAACTGCAGCCTGGCGAGTATCTGCTTG GAGACTCAGGATATCCCCTCGAGCCATGGCTGCTTGTTCCAGTACCAGGCAGTCATGCCGGCACTTCCTCCGAAAGCCACTACAACCGGGAGCACGCATCCATGCGCAGTGTTGTGGAGAGATGTATCGGGGTGTTGAAAAGCAAGTTCCGCTGCTTGCGGCACTTTCGGACACTGCTATACAGCCCCGACAGAGCAGCGCGAATCATTTATGCATGCGTTGCTCTCCATAACATTGCCTTGGACGCGGGCGACTGGACATTGGACGATTATGGTGGGGAAGTGCCACCAGCTGAGGAGCCCGGAGACAGCCAGGAGCTGGCACCACACGACGTGTTCCTCAGAGGAAGGCAGCAGCGCAGCGCCGTTGTCAACCTTTTTTGA